In a genomic window of Enterobacter asburiae:
- the iolG gene encoding inositol 2-dehydrogenase yields MFNIALLGAGRIGQVHAANIASHGATTLWSVVDPNQEFATRLAAQYQARQQSLDEAMTDPNVHAVLIASATDTHADLIEMAARHGKAIFCEKPVHLDLARVRDCLKVVKEYDVPLFIGFNRRFDPQFRRVKTDAQAGRIGKPESLLIISRDPSPPPAEYVRVSGGMFRDMTIHDFDMARFIMGEEPVSVYAQGSNLVDPAIGEAGDIDTAFIVLKYASGAMATIVNSRRSSYGYDQRLELHGSEGLLCAGNILENQVQHYGKQGCTSALPEHFFLQRYKSAYAAEWEHFVAVLRGEAVPDCSGDDGERALYLADKALESLRSQREIVL; encoded by the coding sequence ATGTTTAACATTGCTTTACTGGGCGCTGGCCGAATTGGCCAGGTACATGCAGCTAACATCGCCAGCCACGGCGCGACCACGCTCTGGTCCGTGGTTGACCCGAATCAGGAATTTGCCACCCGCCTCGCCGCGCAGTATCAGGCCCGCCAGCAGAGCCTGGATGAGGCGATGACCGACCCTAACGTTCACGCCGTGCTGATCGCCTCCGCCACCGATACCCACGCGGATCTGATTGAAATGGCCGCCCGCCACGGCAAGGCTATCTTCTGCGAAAAGCCGGTCCACCTTGACCTCGCCCGCGTGCGCGACTGCCTGAAGGTGGTTAAAGAGTACGACGTGCCGCTGTTCATCGGCTTTAACCGCCGCTTTGACCCGCAGTTCCGCCGCGTGAAAACCGACGCCCAGGCCGGGCGCATCGGCAAACCGGAATCGCTGCTGATCATCTCCCGCGATCCGTCTCCGCCGCCCGCAGAGTACGTGCGCGTCTCCGGCGGCATGTTTCGCGATATGACCATTCACGACTTCGACATGGCCCGCTTCATCATGGGCGAAGAGCCGGTGTCGGTGTATGCCCAGGGCAGCAACCTGGTGGATCCGGCGATTGGCGAGGCGGGGGATATCGACACCGCGTTTATCGTTCTGAAATACGCCTCCGGCGCAATGGCGACCATCGTCAACAGCCGCCGCTCATCTTACGGCTACGACCAGCGCCTGGAGCTGCACGGCTCCGAAGGCCTTCTGTGCGCGGGCAATATCCTGGAAAACCAGGTGCAGCACTATGGCAAACAGGGCTGCACCAGCGCGCTGCCGGAACACTTCTTCCTGCAGCGCTACAAATCCGCTTACGCCGCGGAATGGGAGCACTTTGTTGCGGTATTACGCGGCGAAGCGGTGCCTGACTGCAGCGGCGATGATGGTGAACGTGCGCTGTACCTTGCGGATAAAGCGCTGGAGTCGCTGCGCAGCCAGCGCGAGATCGTCCTCTAA
- the iolD gene encoding 3D-(3,5/4)-trihydroxycyclohexane-1,2-dione acylhydrolase (decyclizing): MQTERMTMAQALVRFLNQQYVSVDGNETPFVEGVATIFGHGNVLGIGQALEQEPGHLKIMQGCNEQGIAHMATGFAKQHRRQRIFAVTSSVGPGAANMVTAAATATANRIPLLLLPGDIYASRQPDPVLQQIEQYHDLSISTNDCFRPVSRYWDRINRPEQLMSAMLSAMRTLTDPANTGAVTICLPQDVQGEAWDYPLSFFARRVHHIERRPPDPQRLAQARALIARKRRPLVVCGGGVRYSGAHEAFREFVETLQLPFAETQAGKGALVSDHPLNLGGVGVTGGMAANQLAPQADLVIGIGTRLTDFTTGSKALFSHPDVEFLLLNVAEFDALKLDATALIADAQTGLQALTHALRDYRSGWGETIAQAKSAWRDECRRLWDRQWRPDDAPEVAGHMDAQLAEYGETLNTRLTQTRVLGLINQHVEDNAVVVGAAGSLPGDLQRLWQVKTPDSYHLEYGYSCMGYEIAAAIGAKLARPGLPVYAMVGDGSYMMLHSELQTAVQEGIKVTVLLFDNASFGCINNLQMGHGMGSFGTENRQRNPETGRLDGPLVKVDFAQNAESYGCRAWRVNDEQSLLAALEASRAHPGPTLLDIKVLPKTMTHDYASWWRTGDAQVAESSAVREAAEQTQAQVKKARQY, encoded by the coding sequence ATGCAAACCGAACGTATGACCATGGCCCAGGCGCTGGTCCGGTTCCTTAATCAACAGTACGTCAGCGTGGATGGCAATGAAACGCCCTTTGTCGAGGGCGTGGCGACCATCTTTGGGCACGGCAACGTGCTGGGTATCGGCCAGGCGCTGGAGCAGGAGCCCGGTCATCTGAAAATCATGCAGGGGTGCAACGAGCAGGGTATCGCTCACATGGCGACGGGATTCGCCAAACAGCACCGCCGCCAGCGCATTTTTGCCGTCACCTCCTCGGTCGGGCCGGGCGCCGCCAACATGGTGACCGCCGCGGCAACCGCCACCGCGAACCGCATCCCGCTTTTACTGCTGCCGGGCGATATCTACGCCAGCCGACAGCCGGACCCGGTGCTGCAGCAGATCGAGCAGTATCACGATCTCAGCATCAGCACCAACGACTGCTTCCGTCCGGTCTCCCGCTACTGGGACCGCATTAACCGCCCCGAGCAGCTGATGAGCGCCATGCTAAGCGCGATGCGAACGCTTACTGACCCCGCCAATACCGGGGCGGTGACCATCTGCCTGCCGCAGGACGTGCAGGGAGAAGCCTGGGATTACCCGCTGAGCTTCTTCGCGCGTCGCGTGCACCACATTGAGCGTCGTCCGCCTGACCCGCAGCGTCTGGCGCAGGCGCGGGCGCTGATCGCCCGCAAACGTCGTCCGCTGGTGGTGTGCGGCGGCGGCGTGCGCTATTCCGGCGCACATGAGGCGTTTCGCGAATTTGTCGAGACGCTGCAGCTGCCGTTTGCCGAAACCCAGGCCGGAAAGGGGGCGCTGGTAAGTGACCACCCACTTAATCTGGGCGGCGTAGGGGTAACGGGGGGAATGGCCGCTAACCAGCTTGCGCCACAGGCTGACCTGGTGATCGGCATCGGCACCCGCCTGACCGATTTTACCACCGGCTCTAAGGCGCTCTTTTCCCACCCGGACGTTGAATTCCTGCTGCTGAACGTGGCCGAGTTTGACGCCCTGAAGCTGGACGCCACCGCGCTGATTGCCGATGCCCAAACCGGACTCCAGGCATTAACCCACGCGCTCAGGGATTACCGCAGCGGCTGGGGAGAAACGATCGCCCAGGCGAAATCCGCCTGGCGCGACGAGTGCCGCCGCCTGTGGGATCGCCAGTGGCGCCCTGACGACGCGCCTGAAGTGGCGGGGCACATGGATGCGCAGCTGGCGGAATACGGCGAGACGCTCAACACCCGCCTGACCCAGACGCGGGTGCTGGGGCTGATCAACCAGCATGTTGAAGATAACGCCGTTGTGGTGGGCGCGGCCGGTTCGCTGCCGGGCGATTTACAGCGCCTCTGGCAGGTCAAAACGCCGGACAGCTATCACCTGGAGTACGGCTACTCCTGCATGGGCTACGAGATTGCGGCGGCCATCGGCGCGAAGCTCGCCAGACCCGGGCTGCCGGTGTACGCCATGGTGGGGGATGGCTCCTACATGATGCTGCACTCCGAGCTGCAAACCGCCGTGCAGGAGGGGATTAAGGTCACCGTTTTGCTGTTTGATAACGCCAGCTTCGGCTGCATCAACAACCTGCAGATGGGGCACGGGATGGGCAGCTTTGGCACGGAAAACCGCCAGCGCAACCCGGAAACCGGGCGGCTCGACGGGCCGCTGGTAAAGGTCGATTTTGCGCAAAACGCGGAGAGCTACGGCTGCCGCGCGTGGCGGGTAAACGATGAGCAAAGCCTGCTGGCGGCGCTTGAGGCGTCCCGGGCGCATCCGGGCCCGACGCTGCTGGACATCAAGGTGCTGCCGAAGACCATGACCCACGACTACGCCTCCTGGTGGCGAACCGGTGACGCGCAGGTGGCAGAGTCTTCTGCCGTGCGTGAGGCTGCGGAACAAACGCAGGCGCAGGTGAAAAAAGCCCGCCAGTATTGA
- a CDS encoding CoA-acylating methylmalonate-semialdehyde dehydrogenase, whose translation METVANFIHGECVTGSGQRVQAIFNPATGEQIRQVVMSTARETEQAIAAAQQAFPAWARQAPLKRARVMFRFKALLEENMERLARIISEEHGKVFSDAVGELTRGLEVVEFACGIPHLQKGEHSANVGTGVDSHSLMQPLGVCAGITPFNFPAMVPMWMFPIALATGNTFVLKPSEKDPSLALALAQLLKEAGLPDGVFNVVQGDKESVDVLLTDPRVQAVSFVGSTPIAEYIYQTASAHGKRCQALGGAKNHCILMPDADMEMAANAIMGAAYGAAGERCMALSVVLAVGDKTADDLCARLEKQIAVLRVGPGLDQTPENEMGPLISSAHRSKVLGYIDSGESQGAKLRVDGRGFSVKGHEQGYFVGPTLFDNVTPEMTIYKEEIFGPVLSVVRVADYASAVDLINRHEYGNGSAIFTRDGGCARRFCEEALAGMVGVNVPIPVPMAFHSFGGWKRSIFGALNVHGSDGVRFYTRMKTITARWPEMQQETSAAFSMPTLG comes from the coding sequence ATGGAGACGGTAGCGAATTTTATTCACGGCGAATGTGTCACCGGTTCAGGCCAGCGCGTTCAGGCGATCTTCAACCCGGCCACCGGCGAGCAAATCCGCCAGGTGGTGATGAGTACGGCGCGGGAAACCGAACAGGCGATTGCCGCCGCGCAGCAGGCGTTTCCTGCGTGGGCGCGCCAGGCTCCGCTTAAGCGCGCGCGCGTGATGTTCCGCTTCAAGGCTCTGTTGGAGGAGAACATGGAGCGCCTGGCCCGCATCATCAGCGAAGAGCACGGCAAGGTCTTCTCCGACGCGGTGGGTGAACTGACCCGCGGTCTGGAAGTGGTGGAATTTGCCTGCGGTATCCCGCATCTGCAAAAGGGTGAACACTCGGCGAATGTCGGTACCGGCGTCGACAGCCACTCGCTGATGCAGCCGCTCGGCGTCTGCGCCGGGATCACGCCGTTTAACTTCCCGGCGATGGTGCCGATGTGGATGTTCCCGATTGCGCTGGCGACCGGCAACACCTTCGTGCTGAAACCGTCGGAAAAAGACCCTTCGCTCGCGTTGGCGCTGGCGCAGCTGTTGAAAGAGGCTGGACTGCCGGACGGCGTCTTCAACGTGGTGCAGGGCGATAAAGAGTCCGTTGACGTGCTCCTGACCGACCCGCGCGTGCAGGCGGTGAGCTTTGTCGGCTCCACGCCGATTGCGGAATACATTTACCAGACCGCGTCCGCCCACGGTAAGCGCTGTCAGGCGCTGGGCGGCGCGAAAAACCACTGCATTCTCATGCCGGATGCCGACATGGAGATGGCGGCCAACGCCATTATGGGCGCGGCCTACGGCGCGGCGGGGGAACGCTGCATGGCACTCTCGGTGGTACTGGCTGTGGGGGATAAAACCGCCGATGACCTCTGCGCCCGGCTGGAAAAACAGATTGCCGTGCTGCGCGTCGGGCCGGGCCTGGACCAGACGCCGGAAAACGAAATGGGGCCGCTTATCTCCTCCGCGCACCGCAGCAAGGTGCTGGGCTACATCGACAGCGGCGAGTCGCAGGGGGCAAAACTTCGCGTGGACGGTCGCGGCTTCAGCGTGAAGGGGCACGAGCAGGGCTACTTCGTCGGGCCGACGCTGTTCGATAACGTCACCCCGGAGATGACCATCTATAAAGAAGAAATTTTCGGCCCGGTGCTTTCTGTGGTGCGCGTAGCAGATTATGCCAGCGCGGTGGACCTGATTAACCGCCATGAATATGGTAATGGTTCAGCGATCTTCACCCGCGACGGCGGCTGCGCGCGCCGCTTCTGCGAAGAGGCGCTGGCGGGCATGGTGGGAGTCAACGTGCCGATCCCGGTGCCGATGGCGTTCCACAGCTTCGGCGGCTGGAAGCGCTCGATTTTTGGCGCGCTCAACGTCCACGGCAGCGACGGCGTGCGCTTCTACACCCGAATGAAAACCATCACCGCGCGCTGGCCGGAAATGCAGCAGGAGACAAGCGCTGCGTTCTCCATGCCGACGCTGGGCTGA
- a CDS encoding MurR/RpiR family transcriptional regulator codes for MTTATSLNELQQQIRDRYDSLSKRLQQVSRYVLDNTNSVAFDTVAVIAERADVPPSTLIRFANAFDFTGFNEMKQLFRMNLVEETASYSDRARLFREMESEAVPETPLDILQEFARSNAQALQQLAARAEPEMLERAVQLLADADTIYIAGLRRSFSVAAYLTYALSHLECRPILLDGMGGMLREQISRIKARDIVVSISFSPYAEETVMVSETAASVGARQIVITDSQISPLATFSDLCFVVKEAQVDAFRSQSATLCLVQSLVVALAYRLGGGDK; via the coding sequence ATGACGACAGCAACCAGCCTGAACGAACTGCAGCAGCAAATCCGCGATCGCTACGATAGCCTGAGCAAGAGGCTGCAGCAGGTCTCCCGCTACGTGCTGGATAATACCAACAGCGTGGCCTTTGATACGGTTGCCGTCATTGCCGAGCGCGCCGACGTGCCGCCGTCGACGCTGATCCGCTTTGCCAACGCCTTTGACTTCACCGGCTTCAACGAAATGAAACAGCTGTTTCGTATGAACCTGGTTGAGGAGACCGCCAGCTACAGCGACCGCGCCCGGCTGTTCCGCGAAATGGAGAGCGAGGCCGTGCCGGAAACGCCGCTCGATATCCTGCAGGAGTTCGCCCGCTCGAACGCGCAGGCGCTACAGCAGCTGGCCGCCCGCGCCGAGCCGGAAATGCTGGAGCGCGCGGTACAGCTGCTGGCAGATGCTGACACCATCTACATCGCCGGACTGCGCCGCTCCTTTAGCGTCGCGGCCTACCTCACCTATGCCCTGAGCCACCTCGAGTGCCGCCCTATCCTGCTCGACGGCATGGGCGGCATGCTGCGCGAGCAGATCAGCCGTATTAAGGCGCGGGACATTGTGGTGTCGATCAGCTTCTCGCCGTACGCGGAAGAGACGGTGATGGTCAGCGAAACCGCCGCCAGCGTCGGCGCACGGCAGATTGTGATTACGGACAGCCAGATAAGCCCCCTGGCGACGTTCAGCGATCTCTGCTTTGTGGTGAAAGAGGCGCAGGTGGATGCGTTCCGGTCACAGTCGGCAACGCTGTGCCTGGTGCAGTCGCTGGTGGTGGCGCTGGCGTACCGGTTGGGTGGTGGGGATAAATAG
- a CDS encoding NAD(P)/FAD-dependent oxidoreductase: protein MKNRIMIVGGGTGGTIVANLLARKLRREIAAGQVELVLISESPVHYYKPAFMYVAFNLFHHHELARPERQLLSPEIRFITDKIESFYFKQRRLYGASKQYYDWDLLVIATGCTPFPQKIPGLAEAGDHFYQYAAARQLAHKLSTLKKGRIFITVSFPETPNVPHQCGIAPIETTLMVDDYLRQRGVRNQVEIVYTYPTVAQLLRNCLFLQRPVGEALGDIFAAKGIQHQRGFTLSHVDPDSKIAYSAEGDSQNFDILMATPPIRAVEAVRNTGLSEVQNGEGWLPTDHQTLGVYGLEGGYVIGDTVDLPISKAGGSCHNQAPIVADNIVAELYGRPPGSGNHYDGRVQAVAQMGLWAGMPLVYDYRNDVTPMPATKLGGMLRNGFNRGLYWGVVRGMF, encoded by the coding sequence ATGAAAAACCGCATAATGATTGTCGGCGGCGGCACGGGAGGAACCATTGTTGCCAACCTGCTGGCCAGAAAATTACGACGTGAAATTGCTGCCGGTCAGGTAGAGCTGGTACTGATTTCCGAATCACCGGTGCATTACTACAAACCCGCGTTTATGTATGTCGCGTTCAACCTCTTCCATCATCATGAGCTGGCCCGGCCTGAACGGCAGTTACTGAGTCCGGAAATTCGATTTATTACCGATAAGATTGAGTCGTTCTATTTTAAACAGCGTCGACTGTACGGTGCCAGTAAGCAATATTACGACTGGGACCTGCTGGTTATCGCAACCGGCTGTACGCCTTTCCCGCAAAAAATCCCCGGCCTTGCCGAAGCGGGCGACCATTTTTATCAATACGCGGCGGCAAGACAATTAGCGCATAAGCTCTCCACCCTTAAAAAGGGGCGAATATTTATTACCGTCTCTTTCCCGGAAACGCCGAATGTTCCCCATCAGTGCGGCATCGCCCCCATTGAAACCACGCTTATGGTTGACGACTATCTGCGCCAGCGCGGCGTACGTAATCAGGTTGAGATTGTTTATACCTATCCGACCGTCGCGCAGCTGCTGCGAAACTGCCTGTTCCTGCAGCGTCCGGTTGGGGAGGCGCTGGGCGATATTTTTGCTGCCAAAGGAATACAGCACCAGCGCGGCTTTACCTTGAGCCATGTCGATCCTGACAGCAAAATTGCCTATTCCGCTGAGGGCGACTCGCAGAACTTCGACATCCTGATGGCAACGCCTCCCATCAGGGCGGTTGAAGCGGTGCGTAATACGGGACTCAGTGAGGTTCAGAACGGTGAAGGCTGGCTGCCGACGGATCACCAAACGCTGGGCGTCTACGGCCTGGAAGGGGGGTATGTGATCGGCGATACCGTTGACCTCCCGATCAGTAAAGCCGGGGGATCGTGCCACAACCAGGCGCCGATCGTTGCCGATAACATTGTGGCGGAGCTGTACGGCAGACCGCCCGGAAGCGGTAACCATTATGATGGACGGGTTCAGGCCGTTGCGCAGATGGGGCTCTGGGCCGGTATGCCGTTGGTGTATGACTATCGCAATGACGTGACGCCCATGCCTGCGACGAAACTCGGCGGCATGCTGCGAAACGGTTTTAACCGTGGTCTCTATTGGGGTGTCGTGAGGGGGATGTTCTGA
- a CDS encoding DUF2514 domain-containing protein → MIWAFVKAYWKQFLIVVMLAALVIGCRVAWNVHGSRQYDAGYAKAQADQKEADAKLRSLKEQEKATNEREAQQRIDQARNDALNAAARAGRLQQQLVAIREQLRQYNATVGAGASAADTGVLLADVLSKSLERNRQLAEYADRAAEAGRVCEKQYDSLTR, encoded by the coding sequence ATGATCTGGGCATTCGTAAAAGCGTACTGGAAACAGTTTCTTATCGTGGTGATGCTTGCTGCTCTGGTAATCGGCTGCAGGGTTGCCTGGAATGTGCACGGCAGCCGCCAGTACGATGCAGGGTATGCGAAGGCGCAGGCAGATCAGAAAGAGGCCGACGCAAAATTGCGTTCGCTGAAAGAACAGGAGAAAGCGACCAATGAACGAGAAGCGCAGCAGAGGATCGACCAGGCGCGCAATGATGCTCTTAATGCTGCCGCTCGCGCTGGCCGGTTGCAGCAACAGCTCGTTGCCATCCGTGAGCAGCTCAGGCAGTATAACGCCACTGTCGGCGCTGGGGCGTCAGCCGCAGACACCGGAGTTTTGCTTGCCGACGTGCTCAGCAAATCTCTCGAGCGAAACCGACAACTGGCAGAGTACGCTGATCGGGCCGCCGAAGCCGGACGAGTCTGTGAAAAGCAGTACGATTCACTGACCCGGTGA
- a CDS encoding glycoside hydrolase family 19 protein, producing MDINQFQRAAGISDVLATRWYLHITAAMKEFGIEQPLHQAMFIAQVGHESGGFTRLQENFNYSVTGLAGFVRNGRLTQGQANALGRRAGEPSLPLERQRAIANLVYSKRNGNNGPTDGWFYRGRGLIQITGLNNYRDCGNGLKVDLVKQPELLAQDEYAARSAAWFFATKGCMKYTGDLVRVTQIINGGQNGIDDRRARYITASKVLAV from the coding sequence ATGGACATTAACCAATTCCAGCGTGCAGCTGGCATCAGCGACGTGCTGGCCACGCGCTGGTATCTGCATATCACTGCGGCCATGAAAGAGTTTGGCATCGAGCAACCTCTGCACCAGGCGATGTTTATCGCGCAGGTTGGGCATGAGTCAGGCGGCTTTACCCGGCTGCAGGAGAACTTCAACTACAGCGTGACAGGGCTGGCGGGATTCGTCAGGAATGGTCGACTTACTCAGGGCCAGGCCAACGCGCTGGGCCGTCGTGCTGGTGAACCATCGTTACCGCTGGAGCGCCAGCGTGCGATCGCCAATCTGGTGTACAGCAAGCGCAATGGTAATAACGGTCCGACCGATGGCTGGTTCTACCGAGGGCGCGGGCTTATCCAGATCACCGGTCTGAACAACTACCGCGACTGTGGTAACGGCCTGAAGGTAGATCTGGTTAAGCAACCTGAGCTGCTGGCTCAGGACGAATACGCGGCCCGCAGCGCGGCGTGGTTTTTCGCTACCAAAGGATGCATGAAGTACACCGGCGACCTGGTGCGCGTCACGCAGATCATCAATGGCGGCCAGAATGGCATCGACGACCGGCGCGCGCGGTACATCACCGCCAGTAAGGTGCTGGCGGTATGA
- a CDS encoding phage holin family protein, translated as MTSPDLLLILNAAICGGIAIRVLLFRRDGSRHRWWGGWLAYLLIVVAASVPIRTFYGYYVSADWSEVIIKAVFLAALIKTKGNVVQIFKITRSQHGH; from the coding sequence ATGACCAGTCCTGATCTGCTTCTCATCCTGAACGCCGCTATCTGCGGCGGAATTGCTATTCGAGTCCTTCTGTTCCGACGTGACGGGTCACGACACCGCTGGTGGGGCGGGTGGCTCGCATACCTCCTGATCGTCGTGGCAGCAAGCGTGCCTATCCGGACGTTCTACGGGTACTACGTCAGCGCCGACTGGTCAGAAGTCATCATCAAAGCCGTGTTCCTGGCTGCGCTCATCAAGACAAAGGGGAACGTGGTTCAAATCTTCAAGATAACGAGGTCCCAGCATGGACATTAA
- a CDS encoding peptidase: MNLFERLLHRRLCNEQPADGGAAPAPSEQSAPAADAPSPAGEPANQEVDKQHPGAEGDKPQEDKPADGEKPADKPAEEKDQKQEGAPEKYEFTAGEGVELDTEALKDFEPVARDLNLTNEQAQKLVDAYPKILAGVQQRQAEAWQAQTEQWAADVKADKEIGGDKLTANLSAAQRAMDIFGSSALKEYLEGTGLGNHPELVKTFIKIGKAMSEDGMVDGSNQGQRSAAEVLYGK; this comes from the coding sequence ATGAATTTATTTGAACGTTTGCTGCACCGCCGTCTTTGCAATGAGCAACCAGCTGATGGTGGCGCAGCACCTGCACCGTCTGAGCAATCTGCACCTGCTGCCGATGCTCCTTCACCTGCAGGCGAACCAGCGAACCAAGAAGTCGATAAGCAGCATCCTGGCGCTGAAGGTGACAAGCCTCAGGAAGACAAACCCGCTGATGGTGAAAAGCCAGCAGACAAGCCTGCTGAAGAAAAAGACCAGAAGCAGGAAGGTGCGCCGGAGAAATACGAATTTACCGCTGGCGAAGGCGTAGAGCTTGATACCGAAGCGCTGAAGGACTTCGAGCCGGTTGCCCGCGATCTGAACCTGACCAATGAGCAGGCGCAGAAACTGGTGGACGCGTACCCGAAAATTCTGGCCGGTGTTCAGCAGCGTCAGGCAGAAGCCTGGCAGGCGCAGACAGAGCAGTGGGCAGCCGATGTGAAGGCTGACAAAGAGATCGGCGGCGACAAGCTGACCGCAAACCTCAGCGCAGCGCAGCGTGCAATGGACATATTTGGCTCCTCTGCACTGAAAGAATATCTCGAAGGCACCGGCCTGGGTAATCACCCGGAACTGGTGAAGACCTTCATCAAAATCGGTAAAGCCATGTCTGAAGACGGCATGGTCGATGGCAGTAATCAAGGCCAGCGTAGTGCGGCCGAAGTGCTCTATGGCAAATAA
- a CDS encoding phenylalanyl-tRNA synthetase subunit beta, whose translation MTQVQTQRVVRLDGANQVVEVPDPAPAVIGAPTTTDYGGVKLGATIAAPAAMTATADTNSSASDVAGLVTDHNDLVSKYNALLNDTTALRTTLAAVLAQLKAKTIPV comes from the coding sequence ATGACACAGGTACAAACCCAACGCGTCGTGCGCCTTGATGGTGCAAATCAGGTGGTAGAGGTTCCGGATCCGGCTCCGGCAGTAATTGGCGCCCCAACCACTACTGATTACGGCGGTGTGAAGCTGGGGGCGACGATTGCGGCTCCGGCTGCAATGACAGCAACCGCTGATACCAACTCTTCAGCATCAGACGTTGCAGGGCTTGTTACTGACCACAACGACCTGGTTAGCAAATACAACGCTTTGCTGAATGACACCACAGCACTGCGCACCACTCTTGCCGCTGTCCTGGCGCAGCTCAAAGCCAAAACGATACCGGTTTAA
- a CDS encoding phage tail protein: MAETEKERLLKQLAQLKSERTSFEPHWRDLSDFINPRGSRFLTSDVNRDDRRNTKIVDPTGSMAQRILSSGMMSGITSPARPWFKLATPDPDMMDYGPVKIWLEVVQRRMNEVFNKSNLYQSLPVMYASLGTFGTAAMAVLEDDQDVIRTMPFPIGSYYLANSPRGSVDTSFRQFSMTVRQLVQEFGLDNVSASVKSQWESGTYENWIEVNHCITPNINRDSGKMDSKNKPFRSVYFETGGDSDKLLRESGFDEFPILAPRWEVNGEDVYASSCPGMLALGQVKALQVEQKRKAQLIDKATNPPMVAPTSLKNQRVSLLPGDVTYLDVLSGQDGFKPAYLVNPNTADLLADIQDTRQTINSAYFVDLFMMLQNINTRSMPVEAVIEMKEEKLLMLGPVLERLNDEALNPLIDRVFSIMARKNMLPPPPDVMQGMPLRIEYISVMAQAQKSIGLTSLSQTVGFIGQLAQFKPEALDKLDVDQAIDAFSEMSGVSPTVIVPQEQVQGIREERAKQAQQVQAMQMGMAAAQGAKTLSETQTTDPSALTALTNAAGAAQQ, from the coding sequence ATGGCGGAAACCGAAAAAGAGCGGCTGCTGAAGCAGCTCGCACAGCTGAAGAGTGAGCGCACATCGTTCGAGCCGCACTGGCGCGACCTGAGCGACTTTATCAATCCGCGCGGTTCCCGCTTCCTGACGTCTGACGTTAACCGTGATGATCGCCGCAACACCAAAATTGTTGACCCGACCGGCTCAATGGCTCAGCGCATCCTGTCCAGTGGCATGATGTCAGGCATCACCAGTCCGGCCCGTCCGTGGTTCAAGCTTGCTACGCCTGACCCTGACATGATGGATTACGGCCCGGTGAAAATCTGGCTGGAAGTCGTGCAGCGCCGCATGAACGAAGTGTTCAACAAGTCGAATTTGTACCAGTCTCTGCCCGTTATGTACGCCAGCCTGGGTACTTTCGGCACCGCAGCCATGGCTGTGCTCGAAGATGACCAGGACGTGATCCGCACAATGCCATTCCCGATTGGCAGCTACTACCTGGCGAACAGCCCGCGCGGCAGCGTTGACACATCCTTCCGTCAGTTCTCCATGACCGTGCGCCAGCTGGTGCAGGAGTTCGGACTGGACAACGTGAGCGCGTCCGTGAAGAGCCAGTGGGAAAGCGGCACGTATGAAAACTGGATCGAGGTTAACCACTGCATCACGCCAAACATCAACCGTGACAGCGGCAAGATGGACAGCAAGAACAAGCCGTTCCGCTCTGTCTATTTCGAGACCGGCGGCGACTCCGACAAGTTGCTGCGCGAATCCGGCTTTGATGAATTCCCGATCCTGGCGCCGCGCTGGGAAGTGAACGGCGAGGACGTTTATGCGTCCTCCTGCCCTGGCATGCTGGCACTCGGTCAGGTTAAAGCCCTTCAGGTTGAGCAGAAGCGTAAAGCTCAGCTGATCGACAAGGCCACCAACCCTCCGATGGTTGCGCCGACGTCGCTGAAGAATCAGCGCGTTTCCCTGCTGCCAGGTGATGTGACATACCTCGACGTGCTGAGCGGTCAGGATGGCTTCAAACCTGCTTACCTGGTCAACCCGAACACCGCCGACCTGCTGGCTGACATTCAGGACACCCGCCAGACCATCAACAGCGCCTACTTTGTTGACCTCTTCATGATGCTTCAGAACATCAACACCCGCTCTATGCCGGTGGAAGCGGTGATCGAGATGAAGGAAGAGAAGCTGCTGATGCTCGGACCGGTACTGGAGCGCCTGAACGACGAAGCGCTCAACCCGCTTATCGATCGCGTGTTCTCCATTATGGCTCGCAAGAACATGCTGCCGCCTCCGCCTGATGTTATGCAGGGCATGCCGCTGCGCATCGAATACATCTCCGTTATGGCGCAGGCGCAGAAATCTATTGGCCTCACAAGCCTGTCGCAGACCGTTGGCTTTATCGGCCAGCTCGCACAGTTCAAACCTGAAGCACTCGACAAGCTCGACGTGGATCAGGCTATCGACGCGTTCTCGGAAATGTCCGGCGTATCGCCAACCGTCATCGTTCCGCAGGAGCAGGTGCAGGGCATTCGCGAAGAGCGAGCCAAACAGGCTCAGCAGGTGCAGGCCATGCAGATGGGCATGGCAGCAGCGCAGGGTGCCAAGACACTCAGCGAGACGCAGACCACTGACCCAAGCGCGCTTACCGCTCTCACTAACGCAGCAGGAGCGGCGCAGCAATGA